A window of Campylobacter ureolyticus contains these coding sequences:
- a CDS encoding AI-2E family transporter, with protein MRLQTTLITLASIIIIFAGLKAANSVVVPFLLATFIAIVTSPVLDALEKIKIPRTISFIFVAFLLLGFLAFIGSVAVTTMFDFLGQLPEFNRKFQVLLSEWMEKLNNTDFKDMIVFDPNMFNLESNKIITTTSSLVRKTGSMMSMWLFILLLVAFMLFETRVMQEKVKYLSRKYSNAVVFVNSFVYNLKRYLFIKTIVSVATGLIIGFGLYYLGIPYAVLWGIVAFIMNYIPTIGSFVAAVPAVFVALISGNFSDTIWVVVLYIATNTIFGVILEPRLVGEELGISTITVLFSLLLWGYVLGMGGLFLAVPLTMTIQIALKINPKTEFIAVMLSNKAEK; from the coding sequence TTGAGACTACAAACAACTTTAATAACTCTTGCTTCCATAATCATAATTTTTGCAGGCTTAAAAGCTGCAAACTCAGTAGTAGTGCCTTTTTTATTAGCTACATTTATAGCAATTGTAACTTCTCCTGTTTTAGATGCCTTAGAAAAAATTAAAATTCCAAGAACTATTTCATTTATATTTGTAGCATTTTTACTGCTTGGATTTTTAGCATTTATTGGAAGTGTTGCAGTTACTACGATGTTTGACTTTTTAGGACAACTTCCTGAATTTAATAGAAAATTTCAAGTATTGTTAAGTGAATGGATGGAAAAACTAAACAACACAGATTTTAAAGATATGATAGTTTTTGATCCAAATATGTTTAACTTAGAATCCAATAAAATTATTACGACAACAAGTTCACTTGTTAGAAAAACAGGTTCAATGATGTCTATGTGGCTTTTTATACTTTTACTTGTTGCATTCATGCTTTTTGAAACAAGAGTTATGCAAGAAAAAGTAAAATATCTAAGCCGTAAATATTCAAATGCTGTTGTTTTTGTAAATTCTTTTGTTTATAATCTTAAAAGATACCTTTTTATAAAAACAATAGTTTCAGTAGCAACTGGGCTTATTATAGGTTTTGGACTTTATTATTTAGGCATTCCATATGCGGTTTTATGGGGAATAGTTGCTTTTATAATGAATTATATACCTACAATTGGCTCTTTTGTAGCTGCTGTGCCAGCTGTTTTTGTAGCATTAATAAGTGGAAATTTTTCAGATACTATTTGGGTTGTAGTGCTATATATAGCAACAAATACTATTTTTGGAGTAATTTTAGAGCCAAGATTAGTTGGTGAAGAGCTTGGAATTTCAACTATAACTGTGCTTTTTAGCTTACTTTTATGGGGTTATGTTTTGGGAATGGGCGGACTTTTTTTAGCAGTTCCATTAACCATGACTATTCAAATCGCACTTAAAATCAATCCTAAAACCGAATTTATAGCTGTAATGTTAAGCAACAAAGCTGAAAAATAA
- a CDS encoding SulP family inorganic anion transporter, which produces MGGSKFQIAGPTGAFIVIVYSIIEQHGMLGLTIATIMAGIMLVIIGFLKGGEIIKFIPYPVVAGFTSGIAVTIFSSQIKDILGLGVEKIPAQFMEQILCYIQNIQTLNLYAILITIVSIFIIILWPKIPKIGKLLPSMLVSVVVLTLLVQFFTLPAETIGSRFGSLDLKITFVNIDGISFELIKSLIPASITIAVLAGIESLLSAVVADGMTNDRHNSNIELVGQGFANIASAAIGGIPVTGAIAITATNIKNGAKSPVSAIISSIALFSMVMTLLNFVNLIPMASLGAILLIISYNMGEWEYFKQIKKAPKSDYFVFIATFLLTVLFDLIIGISVGMIFALIIFMKRMSDLTNFEMITKDLKHTDGKILEIPNGVLVYNINGPFFFGAAEKFSNMLLDIVKPKSKIIIINLENVPLIDATGYRGLKIFYNNCKKMS; this is translated from the coding sequence TTGGGCGGGTCAAAATTTCAAATAGCAGGGCCAACTGGTGCATTTATAGTAATTGTTTATAGTATTATAGAGCAACACGGCATGTTGGGATTAACCATTGCAACGATTATGGCTGGTATTATGCTTGTAATTATAGGCTTTTTAAAAGGTGGAGAAATTATAAAATTTATTCCGTATCCAGTTGTAGCAGGATTTACAAGCGGAATTGCTGTAACAATTTTTTCAAGTCAAATAAAAGATATTTTAGGCTTGGGCGTTGAAAAAATTCCAGCTCAATTTATGGAGCAAATTTTGTGTTACATACAAAATATTCAAACACTAAATTTGTACGCAATTTTAATAACCATAGTATCTATTTTTATAATTATTCTATGGCCAAAAATTCCAAAAATTGGTAAATTATTACCTAGTATGTTAGTTTCGGTGGTTGTTTTAACACTTTTGGTTCAGTTTTTTACACTTCCCGCTGAGACTATTGGTTCAAGGTTTGGAAGTTTGGATTTAAAAATAACTTTTGTAAATATTGATGGAATTAGTTTTGAACTTATCAAGTCTTTAATACCAGCATCTATAACAATTGCAGTTTTAGCTGGTATAGAATCACTTTTATCTGCGGTGGTTGCAGATGGTATGACAAATGATAGACATAATTCAAACATAGAACTTGTTGGACAAGGTTTCGCAAATATTGCCTCTGCGGCTATTGGCGGTATTCCTGTAACTGGAGCAATTGCAATAACTGCAACCAATATAAAAAATGGTGCAAAAAGCCCTGTTTCTGCTATTATAAGCTCAATTGCCTTATTTAGTATGGTTATGACTTTACTAAATTTTGTAAATCTCATACCTATGGCATCTCTTGGTGCGATTTTGCTGATAATTTCATATAATATGGGTGAATGGGAGTATTTTAAGCAAATCAAAAAAGCGCCAAAAAGTGATTATTTTGTATTTATTGCGACATTTTTATTGACGGTACTTTTTGATTTGATTATTGGTATATCAGTTGGTATGATATTTGCTTTGATTATATTTATGAAGCGAATGAGTGATTTAACAAATTTTGAAATGATCACAAAAGATTTAAAACATACTGATGGTAAGATATTAGAAATTCCAAATGGGGTTCTTGTTTATAATATAAACGGTCCTTTTTTCTTTGGTGCCGCAGAGAAATTTTCTAATATGCTACTAGATATAGTCAAACCTAAATCAAAAATAATTATTATAAATTTAGAAAATGTTCCTTTAATTGATGCTACTGGATATAGAGGATTAAAAATTTTTTATAATAATTGTAAAAAAATGAGTTGA
- a CDS encoding SulP family inorganic anion transporter, with protein sequence MKDFIPEFFISLKKYNFKMFLNDMAAGIIVAIVALPLSIALGIASGVTPEACYWVFYRSHFGRVKISNSRANWCIYSNCL encoded by the coding sequence ATGAAAGATTTTATTCCAGAGTTTTTTATAAGCTTAAAAAAATATAATTTTAAGATGTTTTTAAACGATATGGCAGCAGGTATTATAGTAGCTATTGTTGCATTGCCACTATCTATAGCTCTTGGAATCGCATCAGGAGTAACACCTGAGGCTTGTTATTGGGTGTTTTATCGTAGCCATTTTGGGCGGGTCAAAATTTCAAATAGCAGGGCCAACTGGTGCATTTATAGTAATTGTTTATAG
- a CDS encoding GyrI-like domain-containing protein has product MREFYLDKPLKITGYKVTTNNRLELNQNTAIIPNLWKKFSNSDLFNDVNYGVYFNYKNKHFDDYDLLVGSTKSLSGVCNDCDSIEIQSGKFLVFEADIKQIATDVSSLWMKIWNHFKTCNIKRSYLTDFEKYIDNKVEIYVSIL; this is encoded by the coding sequence ATGCGTGAATTTTATTTAGATAAACCACTGAAGATTACTGGATATAAGGTTACCACAAATAATAGGCTTGAACTAAATCAAAATACAGCTATAATTCCAAATTTATGGAAAAAATTTAGCAATAGTGATTTATTCAATGATGTGAATTATGGTGTTTATTTTAATTATAAAAATAAACATTTTGATGATTATGATTTGTTAGTTGGTTCCACAAAGTCTTTAAGTGGAGTTTGCAACGATTGTGATTCGATAGAAATACAAAGTGGTAAATTTTTAGTTTTTGAAGCTGATATTAAGCAAATAGCGACCGATGTAAGTAGTCTTTGGATGAAAATTTGGAACCATTTTAAGACATGCAATATAAAACGCTCTTACTTAACCGATTTTGAAAAATATATAGACAATAAAGTAGAAATTTATGTTTCTATTTTATAA
- the fusA gene encoding elongation factor G — translation MARKTPLHMVRNIGIAAHIDAGKTTTSERILFFTGVSHKIGETHEGTATMDWMAQEKERGITITSAATTCFWKNHQINLIDTPGHVDFTIEVERSMRVLDGAVAVFCSVGGVQPQSETVWRQANKYHVPRIVFVNKMDRVGANFYNVEQQIKDRLKANPVPLQIPIGAEDDFKGVVDLINMKALVWEDETKPTTYVEREIPAELLDKAKEYHDKLIEAVAETDDALMDKYFSGEQLSVDEIKEGIKKACLNLSMIPMMCGTAFKNKGVQPLLDAIVDYLPAPDEVADIRGEYENGDEVFVESSDDGEFAGLAFKIMTDPFVGQLTFVRVYRGILESGSYVYNTVKGKKERIGRILRMHSNKREEIKELYAGEIGAVVGLKDTLTGDTLAGEKDQVILEKMDFPDPVISVAVEPKTKADQEKMGIALQKLAQEDPSFQVKTDEESGQTIISGMGELHLEVIVDRMLREFKVDAEIGKPQVAYRETIRKTVEQEYKYAKQSGGRGQYGHVYLRLEPLESGTGYEFVNDIKGGAIPKEYIPAVDKGCQEAMQGGVLAGYPVEDVRVTVYDGSYHEVDSSEMAFKLAASMGFKEGARKAGAVILEPVMKVEIETPEEYMGDVIGDINKRRGQVNNMGDRGGNKIIDAFCPLAEMFGYSTDLRSQTQGRATYSMEFDHYDEVPKNVSEEIIKQRNG, via the coding sequence ATGGCCAGAAAAACACCTTTACATATGGTTAGAAATATCGGTATCGCTGCTCACATTGATGCCGGTAAAACAACAACAAGTGAGAGAATTTTATTCTTTACAGGAGTTAGTCATAAAATTGGCGAAACTCATGAAGGTACAGCTACAATGGACTGGATGGCTCAAGAAAAAGAAAGAGGCATCACAATTACATCAGCTGCTACAACATGTTTTTGGAAAAATCACCAAATCAACCTTATAGACACCCCAGGACACGTTGATTTTACAATAGAAGTTGAAAGATCAATGAGAGTTTTAGATGGTGCTGTTGCGGTATTTTGTTCAGTTGGTGGTGTTCAACCTCAAAGTGAAACTGTTTGGAGACAAGCAAACAAATACCATGTTCCAAGAATTGTTTTTGTCAATAAAATGGACAGAGTTGGAGCTAATTTCTACAATGTTGAACAACAAATTAAAGATAGACTAAAAGCAAATCCTGTGCCGCTTCAAATTCCAATTGGTGCAGAAGATGACTTTAAAGGCGTTGTTGATTTAATAAATATGAAAGCTTTAGTTTGGGAAGATGAAACAAAACCAACAACTTATGTTGAAAGAGAAATCCCAGCTGAACTACTAGATAAGGCAAAAGAATACCATGATAAATTAATTGAAGCTGTTGCTGAGACTGATGATGCATTAATGGATAAATACTTCAGTGGTGAACAATTAAGCGTAGATGAGATTAAAGAGGGTATTAAAAAAGCTTGTTTAAATTTAAGTATGATTCCTATGATGTGCGGAACCGCTTTTAAAAATAAAGGCGTTCAACCACTTCTTGATGCAATTGTTGATTATTTACCAGCACCTGATGAAGTTGCTGATATTAGAGGCGAGTATGAAAACGGAGATGAGGTTTTTGTAGAATCATCAGACGATGGTGAATTTGCTGGACTTGCATTTAAAATTATGACAGATCCTTTTGTTGGTCAACTTACTTTTGTTAGAGTTTATAGAGGTATCCTAGAAAGTGGAAGTTATGTTTATAACACTGTAAAAGGTAAAAAAGAAAGAATTGGAAGAATTCTTAGAATGCACTCAAATAAAAGAGAAGAGATTAAAGAACTTTATGCTGGAGAAATTGGTGCTGTTGTAGGACTAAAAGATACTCTAACAGGTGATACATTAGCTGGAGAAAAAGATCAAGTAATACTTGAAAAAATGGATTTTCCAGACCCAGTTATAAGTGTTGCGGTTGAGCCTAAAACAAAAGCAGATCAAGAAAAAATGGGCATTGCACTTCAAAAACTAGCTCAAGAAGACCCAAGTTTCCAAGTAAAAACTGATGAGGAAAGTGGTCAAACCATTATTAGTGGTATGGGTGAGCTACACCTTGAAGTTATCGTTGATAGAATGCTTAGAGAGTTTAAAGTTGATGCTGAAATAGGTAAGCCACAAGTTGCATATCGTGAAACTATTAGAAAAACAGTTGAGCAAGAATATAAATACGCTAAACAATCAGGTGGTCGTGGTCAATACGGCCATGTTTATTTACGCCTTGAGCCACTTGAGTCAGGCACTGGATATGAGTTTGTTAACGATATTAAAGGTGGGGCTATTCCAAAAGAGTATATTCCAGCTGTTGATAAAGGCTGCCAAGAAGCAATGCAAGGTGGAGTTTTAGCAGGATATCCAGTTGAGGATGTTAGGGTAACTGTATATGATGGAAGTTATCACGAAGTTGATAGTTCTGAAATGGCATTTAAACTAGCTGCTTCAATGGGCTTTAAAGAAGGTGCTAGAAAAGCAGGAGCTGTTATACTTGAGCCAGTTATGAAAGTTGAAATTGAAACACCAGAAGAGTATATGGGCGATGTTATAGGTGATATCAATAAACGCCGTGGTCAAGTTAACAATATGGGTGATAGAGGTGGAAACAAAATAATTGATGCATTTTGCCCATTGGCTGAGATGTTTGGTTATTCAACAGATTTAAGAAGTCAAACCCAAGGTCGTGCAACTTACTCAATGGAATTCGATCACTACGATGAGGTTCCAAAAAATGTAAGCGAAGAGATAATTAAACAAAGAAACGGCTAA
- the rpsG gene encoding 30S ribosomal protein S7, with translation MRRRRAPVREVMPDPIYGNKVVTKFINALMYDGKKSTATRIMYGALDLIDSKSEDVKGIDVFNDAIENVKPILEVKSRRVGGATYQVPVEVRPVRQQALAIRWIISFSRKRSERTMIEKLAYELMDAASSKGASFKKKEDTYKMAEANKAFAHYRW, from the coding sequence ATGAGAAGAAGAAGAGCTCCCGTTAGGGAAGTAATGCCTGATCCTATTTATGGCAATAAAGTAGTCACTAAATTTATTAATGCACTTATGTATGATGGTAAAAAAAGCACTGCAACAAGAATAATGTATGGTGCTTTAGATCTTATCGATAGCAAAAGCGAAGATGTAAAAGGTATAGATGTTTTTAATGATGCTATTGAAAATGTTAAGCCTATTTTAGAAGTTAAATCAAGAAGAGTAGGCGGTGCTACATACCAAGTTCCTGTTGAGGTTAGACCAGTAAGACAACAGGCTTTAGCTATTAGATGGATTATTTCATTTTCAAGAAAAAGAAGTGAAAGAACTATGATAGAGAAATTAGCTTATGAGCTTATGGATGCTGCAAGTTCAAAAGGTGCTTCATTTAAGAAAAAAGAAGACACATATAAAATGGCAGAGGCAAATAAAGCTTTTGCTCATTACCGCTGGTAA
- the rpsL gene encoding 30S ribosomal protein S12, giving the protein MPTINQLVRKERKKVIQKSKSPALQNCPQRRGVCTRVYTTTPKKPNSALRKVAKVRLTSGFEVISYIGGEGHNLQEHSIVLVRGGRVKDLPGVKYHIVRGALDTAGVAKRTVSRSKYGAKRPKK; this is encoded by the coding sequence GTGCCAACCATTAATCAATTGGTCAGAAAAGAACGCAAAAAAGTGATTCAAAAATCAAAATCACCAGCGTTACAAAATTGTCCTCAAAGAAGAGGAGTTTGCACTAGGGTTTATACAACAACTCCTAAAAAACCAAACTCAGCTTTGAGAAAAGTTGCCAAAGTTAGGCTTACAAGTGGATTTGAAGTTATTAGTTATATAGGTGGTGAAGGTCACAACCTACAAGAGCACTCTATCGTTTTAGTAAGAGGCGGAAGAGTAAAAGACTTACCTGGTGTTAAATACCACATCGTTCGTGGAGCATTGGATACAGCAGGCGTTGCAAAAAGAACTGTTTCAAGATCTAAATACGGTGCTAAACGCCCTAAAAAATAG
- the iadA gene encoding beta-aspartyl-peptidase, whose product MLLIKNAKLYTPKFIGKKDILVAGEKIIHIDDEINITNSFIKIIDASKYIAIPGFIDKHVHITGGGGEGGFSSRAPEITLSRLIDGGITTVVGLLGTDSTTRSVENLVAKAYALKEEGISCYAHTGAYAFPSPTLTNSIEKDIVFIEPIIGIKLAISDHRSASITKDELAKIASIGRVSGMIAKKSGHTTLHVGDGKKGLGLIYEVLSEFDIPITFFQPTHVNRNERLFDQGKQFLKDGGYVDLTCYSQDRFTPLKAYKELTKDNIPLDKLTFSSDGYGSYSNYDKDGKLINMGVATVKALYNEFLNFMKAGYKIEEILPFVTVNVAKSIGLDNFKGQILPSYDADILLLDKNFDIKFVISRGKILKDDTGFIKKGNYEEI is encoded by the coding sequence ATGTTACTTATAAAAAATGCAAAACTTTACACTCCTAAATTTATAGGAAAAAAAGATATTTTAGTAGCTGGTGAAAAAATTATTCACATAGATGATGAAATAAATATAACGAATTCTTTTATAAAAATTATAGATGCTTCAAAATATATAGCTATTCCTGGTTTTATAGATAAGCATGTGCATATAACTGGCGGTGGTGGAGAGGGAGGTTTTTCTTCAAGAGCACCTGAAATAACTCTTTCGAGACTTATTGATGGAGGTATAACAACGGTTGTGGGACTTCTTGGAACAGATAGCACTACAAGAAGTGTTGAAAATTTAGTAGCAAAAGCCTATGCTTTAAAAGAGGAGGGAATTTCATGCTACGCTCATACTGGTGCTTATGCATTTCCAAGCCCAACTCTAACTAACAGCATTGAAAAAGATATAGTTTTTATAGAACCTATCATTGGTATAAAACTTGCTATTTCAGATCATCGTTCGGCAAGTATTACAAAAGATGAACTTGCAAAAATAGCTAGCATTGGAAGAGTAAGTGGTATGATAGCTAAAAAAAGTGGTCATACAACTTTACATGTTGGTGATGGCAAAAAAGGACTTGGCTTAATCTATGAAGTTTTAAGCGAATTTGATATCCCAATAACCTTTTTTCAACCAACTCATGTCAATAGAAATGAAAGGCTTTTTGACCAAGGAAAGCAATTTTTAAAAGATGGCGGATATGTTGATTTGACATGCTATAGTCAAGATAGATTTACACCACTTAAAGCCTACAAAGAACTAACCAAAGATAATATCCCTCTTGATAAACTAACTTTTAGCTCTGATGGATATGGAAGCTATTCAAATTATGATAAAGATGGAAAACTTATAAATATGGGAGTTGCTACCGTAAAAGCATTATATAACGAATTTTTAAATTTTATGAAAGCAGGTTATAAGATAGAAGAAATTCTTCCTTTTGTAACAGTAAATGTTGCAAAAAGTATAGGACTTGATAATTTCAAAGGTCAAATTTTACCTAGTTATGATGCTGATATTCTATTGCTAGATAAAAATTTTGATATCAAATTTGTTATTTCAAGAGGTAAAATTTTAAAAGATGATACTGGTTTTATAAAAAAAGGTAATTATGAAGAAATTTAA
- a CDS encoding DoxX family protein gives MSKYLNYPNFGLLILRIFLGICVLYHGLFKLKFGIEPVASLLINAKIPSFLSYFVYLGEILAPIMIIFGIYTRFASIMLIATSCTILYVAYMDKLFAVTNFGGLVPEIIYLYLGASLCLLFCGGGKFSIKND, from the coding sequence ATGTCTAAATATTTAAATTATCCAAATTTTGGATTATTAATTCTTAGGATATTTTTAGGAATTTGTGTTTTATATCATGGACTTTTTAAACTAAAATTTGGAATAGAGCCTGTTGCTTCACTTCTTATAAATGCTAAAATACCTTCATTTTTATCTTATTTTGTATATCTTGGTGAAATTTTAGCACCAATTATGATAATATTTGGAATTTATACACGCTTTGCCTCTATTATGTTAATAGCAACATCTTGTACGATTTTGTATGTTGCATATATGGATAAGCTTTTCGCTGTTACAAATTTTGGCGGACTTGTACCTGAGATAATTTATCTTTATTTAGGCGCATCTTTGTGCTTATTGTTTTGTGGTGGTGGCAAATTTAGCATAAAAAATGATTAA